One genomic region from Henningerozyma blattae CBS 6284 chromosome 2, complete genome encodes:
- the POS5 gene encoding NADH kinase (similar to Saccharomyces cerevisiae POS5 (YPL188W); ancestral locus Anc_6.186), producing MLQLRKHAFKLYSTLEFSSSRVSDTSRLVKLLPVTDLPPITPPQFESSKSSKLQTLVWRKPLQNVFITKKPWTQTTRDAMVKLIGHLHDRYPQFNIILQQDTAEEISQDFKKRKGTDEPYTLYTGTNEEIADKSDLLVTLGGDGTILHGVSLFSNKQVPPVLAFSLGTLGFLLPFEFQEFENVFENVIGSKSKCLHRTRLECFVVRQGSNVTDLSERTFHAMNDIFLHRGGSPHLAYLDVFVDGSYLTRTTTDGIILATPTGSTAYSLSAGGSIVSPLVPCILLTPICPRSLSFRPLILPHSSHIKLKISSKANRMFAPNVLKLSVDGIPKEDLQIGDEIHIVNEVGTIYVNGAKLPSTQNKDEIAVRKKMIRNSGVYCIAKTENDWSKGVNELLGFNSSFRFTRLREQNIANCVELSHDDVEVK from the coding sequence ATGCTTCAACTACGAAAACAtgcatttaaattatacaGTACTCTTGAATTCTCGTCATCAAGAGTCTCTGACACTTCAAGATTGGTTAAGTTATTGCCAGTAACAGACTTACCACCAATTACTCCTCCACAATTTGAATCTTCTAAATCTTCGAAATTACAAACTTTAGTTTGGCGTAAACCGTTACAAAATGTGTTTATTACTAAGAAACCTTGGACTCAGACTACCAGAGATGCTATGGTTAAATTGATTGGCCATCTGCATGATAGATATCcacaatttaatattattctaCAACAAGATACTGCAGAAGAAATTTCTCAGGATTTCAAAAAGAGAAAGGGTACTGATGAACCTTATACTCTGTATACTGGTACTAATGAAGAAATCGCAGATAAATCAGACCTATTGGTAACATTGGGTGGTGATGGTACCATTCTACATGGTGTTTCACTTTTCAGTAATAAACAAGTTCCTCCCGTTTTAGCTTTCTCTTTGGGTACATTAGGTTTCTTATTAccttttgaatttcaagAATTCGAAAATGTGTTTGAAAATGTCATTGGTAGTAAATCTAAATGTCTGCATAGAACTCGTTTAGAATGTTTTGTGGTGCGACAAGGTAGTAATGTCACTGATTTATCTGAAAGAACTTTCCATGCTATGAATGATATTTTCCTCCATAGAGGTGGTTCGCCTCATTTAGCTTATCTAGATGTCTTTGTTGATGGATCTTATTTGACAAGAACCACTACTGATGGTATTATCTTGGCTACACCAACCGGTTCTACAGCTTACTCTTTGTCCGCAGGTGGTTCAATTGTTTCACCGTTAGTTCCATGTATTCTTTTAACACCAATTTGTCCAAGATCTTTATCGTTTAGACCTTTAATCTTACCTCATTCATCTcatattaaattgaaaatcaGTTCTAAAGCCAATAGAATGTTTGCTCCAAAtgtattgaaattatcCGTTGATGGGATCCCCAAGGAGGATTTACAAATCGGTGATGAAATTCATATTGTTAATGAAGTAGGTACGATTTATGTTAATGGTGCCAAATTACCTTCGACTCAAAACAAAGATGAAATTGCAGTACGGAAAAAGATGATTAGAAACTCAGGTGTATATTGTATTGCCAAAACAGAAAACGATTGGTCTAAAGGtgtaaatgaattattaggGTTCAATTCAAGTTTCAGATTCACTAGATTAAGAGAACAAAATATAGCAAATTGTGTAGAATTATCCCATGATGATGTGGAAGTCAAATAG